The following proteins are co-located in the Apium graveolens cultivar Ventura chromosome 5, ASM990537v1, whole genome shotgun sequence genome:
- the LOC141660654 gene encoding uncharacterized protein LOC141660654 yields the protein MTLPAASKSFDYDGAKFVTNNYSAILTNDNMKVDFHSDWTKEKKIGQLLILFKKIGYHEDHGHTTENCFSLKMFIEDQIKKGNINQYLQRRLNDKDRVPGSGKNVVNVVFGGTASPPRSPDPENDVMVIQTLEDEPICFSYSDYVGLDPEHNLALVVTLDVTNNEVKRILVDNGSSANTVFEHTLNRMELGHLRMDPCLEDPLYGFGNTMIPIWGVIYLPIIFGTAPQQVSHIVEEK from the exons ATGACTTTACCTGCTGCTTCTAAGTCATTTGATTATGATGGGGCAAAGTTTGTGACTAATAACTATTCAGCTATCCTGACCAACGACAATATGAAAGTTGATTTTCACAGCGATTGG ACCAAAGAAAAGAAGATTGGTCAACTCCTGATATTGTTTAAGAAGATTGGTTATCATGAGGATCATGGCCATACCACAGAAAACTGTTTCTCTCTCAAGATGTTCATAGAAGACCAGATCAAGAAGGGAAACATAAACCAGTATCTTCAAAGGAGGCTGAATGACAAAGACAGGGTCCCGGGAAGCGGTAAAAATGTGGTGAATGTTGTCTTTGGAGGCACAGCTTCTCCGCCTCGGAGCCCGGACCCAGAGAATGACGTGATGGTGATCCAAACTCTAGAAGATGAGCCAATCTGCTTCTCTTACTCAGATTATGTGGGACTCGATCCAGAGCATAATTTGGCATTGGTGGTAACCCTGGATGTCACAAATAATGAGGTAAAAAGAATTTTAGTTGACAACGGTTCTTCTGCTAATACTGTATTCGAGCACACACTTAACAGGATGGAGCTCGGGCACCTCCGAATGGACCCCTGTCTTGAAGATCCCCTATATGGATTTGGAAATACAATGATTCCAATCTGGGGTGTCATTTATCTGCCTATTATCTTTGGAACTGCGCCCCAACAGGTCTCCCATATTGTCGAGGAGAAATAG